GAGGCGCTGGGCTGGGCGGTGGTGAACGACGACCCCGACGAGTACGAGATCCGGCCCGCTCCGGACCGGCTGCCCGGGCTGCTCTTCGTGGCCGTGCCGGAGCGCAAGGTGGCCAAGAACCGCCTGCACCTCGACTTCCGGCCCGACGACCAGGAGGCCGAGGTGGCGCGCCTGCTCGCGCTCGGCGCGCGGCACGCCGACGTCGGCAGGGCGAGCAGTCGTGGGTGACGCTGGCCGACCCGGAGGGCAACGAGTTCTGCGTGCTGAGGGCCCGCCGGAACTGATCTCCGTATCGGAGCGCGCCACGGCGATCGAACATACGATGGGCCAAGGTCGGCGCGGTGCCCCGGGGCGCCGTGCCGTGAGTCGACCGCCCGGTGTGGGGACGTATGGCACAGGCCGCCGATGCGGCGCGGACCGTCATCATGACCGTGGACGACGACCCCGGGTCTCCCGGGCCGTGGCCCGGGATCTGAGGCGGCGGTACGGCGCGTCGTACCGGATCGTGCGCGCGGAGTCCGGCGAGTCCGCGCTCGGCGCGCTGCGGGAGCTGAAGCTGCGCGGCGATCTCGTGGCCGTGATCCTGGCCGACTACCGGATGCCGCAGATGAACGGCATCGAGTTCCTCGAACAGGCCCTGGACGTCTACCCGGGTGCGCGGCGGGTGCTGCTGACGGCGTACGCGGACACGAACGCGGCGATCGACGCGATCAACGTCGTCGACCTCGACCACTACCTGCTCAAGCCGTGGGACCCGCCCGAGGAGAAGCTCTACCCGGTCCTCGACGATCTGCTCCGGGCCTGGCGGGCCGGCGACCACCGGCCCGTGCCCAGCAGAAGGTCGTCGGGCACCGCTGGTCGGCGCGCTCCTCGGACGTCCGGGAGTTCCTGGCCCGCAACCAGGTGCCGTACCGCTGGTACTCCTCCGACGAGCCGGAGGGACGGCGGCTGCTGGCCGCGGCCGGTGAGGACGGGATGCGGCTGCCGGTGGTGATCACACCGGACGGGACACCGCTGGTCGAGCCGGAGGCCGTCGACCTCGCCGCCCGGGTCGGGCTGGCGACGACCCCGACGGCAGAGTTCTACGACCTGGTCGTGATCGGCGGCGGTCCGGCCGGGCTCGGCGCGGCGGTCTACGGCGCCTCCGGGGGCTGCGGACGGTGCTCGTGGAGCGGTCGGCGACCGGCGGGCAGGCCGGCAGAGCTCACGCATCGAGAACTACTGGGCTTCCCCGACGGGTGTCGGGAGCCCAGCTCACCGACCGGGCGCGGCGGCAGGCGGCGAAGTTCGGCGCCGAGATCCTCACCGCACGCGAGGTGACGGCACTGGAGGTCAACGGCGCCGCCCGGATCGTACGGTTCTCGGACGGCTCGGCGATCGCCGCGCACAGCGTGATCCTGGCGACCGGCGTGTCCTACCGCCAGTTGGAGGCGCCCGGCTGCGAGGACCTGACCGGGTGCGGGGTGTTCTACGGATCGGCCCTGACGGAGGCCCCCTCCTGCCAGGGGCAGGACGTGTACATCGTCGGCGGCGCCAACTCCGCCGGGCAGGCTGCGATGTACCTGTCCCGGGGCGCCAAGTCGGTGACCCTGCTGGTGCGCGGTGCGTCGCTGGCCGCGTCGATGTCGCACTACCTCATCCAGCAGATCGAGGAGTCCCCCAACATCCAGGTGCGCACCCGCACGGTCGTCGAGGCCGCGCACGGCGACGGCCGTCTGGAGCAGCTCACCCTGCGGGACGTGGACGGCGGGCAGACCGAACAGGTCGACGCGCAGTGGGTGTTCGTGTTCATCGGCGCGGCCCCGCTGACCGGCTGGCTGGACGGCACGGTGCTGCGGGACGAACGCGGGTTCATCCTCGCCGGGCCCGACCTGACCTCCGACGGCCGCCCGCCCGAGGGCTGGGAGCTGGACCGGCCGCCGTACCACCTGGAGACGAATGTGCCGGGCGTGTTCGTGGCGGGCGACGCCCGCTCCGAGTCCGCCAAGCGGGTCGCGTCCGCCGTCGGAGAGGGAGCCATGGCCGTGATGCTCGTCCACCGGTATCTGGAGCAGTCATGAGCGGGCAGCCCATGCCGTGCGCCCCGCAGGAGATCGGCTCCCTGTTCCTGTTCGAGAAGCTGACCCCCGAGCAGCTGGGACGGCTGTGCGCCGAGGGGCGCGTGGAGCGGTTCGAGCCCGGCCCCGTGTACACCGAGGGCGAACCCGCCACCTGCTTCTACGTGATGCTCGAAGGCACGGTCGTGCTGTACCGCCGGGTCGGCGGCGACGACGTGGAGGTGACCCGGACCTCCCAACGCGGGGTGTACGCGGGGTCCATGCAGGCCTATCTGGGCGACCGGGGTGCGGCAGGTCTACAACAACTCCATGCGCGTCACCGAGCCGACGCGGTTCTTCGTGCTGCCCGCCGACACGTTCGCGGGCATCATGCAGGAGTGGTTCCCGATGGCGGTGCATCTGCTGGAGGGGCTCTCTTCGGCTCGAAGAACACCCAGCGGGCCATCGGTCAGCGCGAACGGCTGCTGGCGCTCGCTCGTTGTCCGCCGGTCTCACCCACGAGCTCAACAACCCCGCGGCGGCGGCCGTACGGGCGACCGCGACGCTGCGGAGCGGGTGGGCAAGATGCGGGTGGGCAAGATGCGGCACAAGCTGGCGGTCATCGCGCAGGGTTCGTACTCCCCCGAGGTCATGGCGAACCTCATCGACCTCCAGGAACGCACCGCCGAGCGCGTCGCCAAGGCCCCCACGCTGAGTCCGCTGGAGGCCTCCGACCGGGAGGACGCGCTCACCGGCTGGCTCGACGACCACGGCATCGCGGACGGCTGGCGGATCGCGCCCGCCTTCGTCCAGGCCGGTCTCGACGAGGACTGGCTGGACCAGGTGGCCGCGGCGGTGGACGAGGAGCTCCTGCCGAGCGCGATCGGGTGGCTCAACTACACCGTCGAGACCGAGCTGTTGATGGACGAGATCAACGACTCCACCGCGCGCATCTCGCATCTCGTCGACGCGGCCAAGCAGTACTCCCAGCTCGACCGGGCACCCTTCCAGAACGCCGATGTGCACGAACTGAGATCGGCCGGCGGATCAAGGTCGTCAAGGACTACGACCGGACGCTGCCGAGGATCCCGGCGTACCCGGCGGAACTCAACCAGGTGTGGACGAACCTGATCGACAACGCGGTCTCGGCGATGCACAGCGCGGGCGGGAAGGGACACTGACCGTGCGGACGGCCCGGGACCACGACCGGCTGCTGGTGGAGTTCCGGGACACGGCGTCGGTATCCCGGCGCAGGACCGGGGGCGGATCTTCGACCCGTTTTCACGACGAAGCCGGTGGGTGAGGGGACCGGGCTCGGGCTCGACATCTCCTGGCGGATCGTGGTCAACAAGCATCACGGGAGCATTCAGGTGGAGTCGGAGCCGGGGACACACGGTTCCAGGTGCTGCTTCCGCTGACAGCGGTGGAGGAGGAGTCGGCATGAGTGGCGGGAACGGGATCGACCCGAGTGTGCCGCCGAGTGGGAGCGGGTGCGCGGAGTGTGATGCGGCCGGGGGGTGGTGGTTCCACCTGCCGGTGTGCGCAGTGCGGGCACGTGGGGTGTTGTGACAGTTCGCCCGCGAAGCATGCGACGGCTCATTTCAGGGAGTCGGGGCATCCGTTGGTGCAGAGCTTCGAGCCGGGTGAGGGCTGGTACTGGGACTACTCGACGAACGAGTTGTACGAATCGGGGCCCGAGTTGACTGCGCCGGTGAGTCATCCTGCGGATCAGCCGGTGCCGGGGCCTGCTGGGCGGGTGCCGGATGATTGGGCGAGGGTTTTGCGGGCCTAGGAGCAAGGGTCCCGTCGTTTCGTGGCGGCTGCGGGTTGTATGTGGTTGATCGCGCCCACGCGGCGGAGCCGCATAGAGTCACAGCCCCGCGCCCCTGAAAAAAGAAGGTTGGTCCTGTGCCGCAGGCTTCATCTGTCACGCCGGTTGTCGGGGGGATGCCGAACTCACGCGGCTCTCTGCGGTGCTGGAGCGTGCGCGCGGCGGAGAGGCCCGGGCCGTGCTCGTCGCCGGGGACGCCGGGGTGGGCAAGACCCGGCTGCTGGACGAGGCCGGCGGGCTGGCCGCTGACGCCGGAATGACCGTGGTCACCGGGCACTGCGTGGATCTCGGTGACGTCGGTCTGCCCTATCTGCCCTTCACCGAGATCCTGGGCGTGCTCGCCGCCGACGAGCGGTTCGCTGCCGCTCTGGCCGCTCGTCCGTGGTCGAGCGGCTGCTGGGGGCCGGGACCGATTCCGCGCGGGACGTCGACGGGCGGCTGCGGCTGTTCGAGGGGATGGCGGGGCTGCTGGCCGAGGTGGCGGATGTCGCGCCGCTGTTGCTCGTGCTGGAGGATCTGCACTGGGCGGACCAGTCGTCGCGGGATCTGCTGCGGTTTCTGCTCGGCCGGGGTGTTCTGCGGCACCGGCTCGCGGTGTTCGCCTCGTACCGGGCGGACGATCTGCACCGTCGTCACCCGCTGCGGCCGCTGCTGGCGGAGCTGATACGGCTGCCCGCCGTGGAGCGGCTGGAGCTGCGGCCGCTGGGCGATTCCGATGTGGCCCGACTGGTGCGGCAGCTCGAACGGCGTCCGCTGGCGGAGGCCACGGTGCGGCGCATCGTGGAGCGGGCCGAGGGCAACGCCTTCTACGCGGAGGAGTTGCTCGCGGCGACGGACACGGAGTCCGGTGGAGTGCCCAGCGGGCTCGCCGATGTGCTGCTGATCCGCTTCGAGCAGTTGTCCGACACCACGCAGCAGGTGCTGCGGACCGCGGCCGTCGCCGGGCGCCGGGTGGAGCACGAGCTGCTGCGGGAGGCGGTCGGGCTTCCCGAGGAGGAGCTGGAGTCGGCGCTGCGGGAGGCGGTGGGGCGGCAGTTGCTCGTCGCCGGGGACGACGACACGTACTCCTTCCGGCACGCCCTCGCCCGGGAGGCCGTCTACGCCGATCTGCTCCCCGGGGAGCGGGCGAGGCTGCACGGCGCGTTCGCCCGGCTGCTCGCCGGGCGGGGGCGGGCCGCGAAGAGCGCTGCCGAGCGTGCCCACCACTACCGGGAGAGCCACGACCTCGCCGAGGCGCTGGCCGCCTCCCTGGAGGCCGCCGACCACGCCCAGCGGGTGGGTGCGCCGGCCGAGGAGCAGCGGCATCTGGAAGCGGCTCTCGACCTGTGGCCGGCGGTGGGTGCCGAGGCGCGGCCCTGCGGCGTCGGGGTCGACCGTGTGACCCTGACGTTGCGGGCCTCGGCGGCGGCCGTGCACGCCGGGGAGCTGCACCGGGCGGTCTCCCTCACGCGGTCCGCACTGGCGGAGCTCGGCCAGGACGCCGACTCCGAACTCGCCGCCCGGGTCCGCTACACCCTCGCCGGGAACCTGCTGAGCGTGGACAGCCTGACGTCGGCGTTCGCCTACAGCAGCGAGGCCCTGGCGATGATCCCCGAGGACCCTCCGTCGCGTACGTGGCTGTGGGCGGCGGCCACGCATGCCATGGCCGCACGCCACGTCGGGAGAACGAGACCGCGCTGCGGGTCGTCCGGCGGGCCCTGGGCGTGGCCGAGGAGCTGGGAGCGACCGACGCCCAGGCGGACCTGCTGATCTCCCTGGCCGTCTTCGACGGAGGTGGACGGCGCGGTCCCGAGGGCCGTGAGCGGCTGCTGCGGGCCCGGGAGCTGGCGCGGAGTTCGGGCAACGCGGCCGTGGAGCTGCGTGCCCTGTTCAACCTGGCCATGGGCTGCTACGAGTCCGGTGCGCTGGCGGAGTGCGTGCCCTGGCTGACGGAGGGCCTGGACCGGGCCCGGCGCGCCGGGCTGCTGTCGTCCCCGTATCCGCTGGAGATGCGGTACCTGCGGTTGCAGGTGCTGCACGTGCGGGCCGTTGGGACGAGTGTGTGCGGGCGGCGCCGGCCGATGCCGAGGTACTGCCGGCCGCCGGCGGGTACACGGTCGGTCCCGCGCTGTATGTCGCCCTGGCACGGGGCGACATGGCGGCCGCCGACCGGGCCCGTGCCCTGCTGGAGGGGCCCTTCGACTGGATGGCCACCCTGGTCGCGGGCATCGTGCTCACCGACGCCGCGGCGCTGCGCCGTGATCCCGAGGACGCGGTGCGGTGGACGCGGTCCACGGTCGCGGCCCTCACCGACGAGGTGGGCACCCCCCGGACGTCACGGTCCGGCTCGCCGCCCTGGCGTTGTCCGGGTCGCCGACGCCGCCGCCGAGCCGCGGCCGGCCGGCGACGAGGCGGGGCCCGCCGCTGGACGGACACCGCGGCCGAACTGGTGGAGCTGGCACGGGCCACCGCCGCCCACAGCGAGGACGGTGCTCCCCAGGGCCCGAAGGACAGGCCTGGCTGGCCCGTGCCGAGGCGGAGTGGATCCGGGCCGTCTCGGGGCCGGACGCCGAGGCCTGGTCGGAGGCGGTGACGGCGTTCGGCTACGGCGACGTCTACGAGCAGGCGCGCTGCCGGCTGCGGTACGCCGAGGCCTGGTGGCGGCCGGGCGTCGTGAGGAGGCAGCGGCCGAGGCCCGCGAGGTCCGGGAGACCGCCGACCGTCTCGGCGCCACGCCGCTGCGGGAGCAGGTGGACGCCCTGGTCCGGCGCGGACGCCTGGCGGACACGCCGGAGACCTACGAGCGCGCCGGTGTGCTCACCGCCCGCGAGCAGGAGGTGCTGCGGCTGCTCGCGCTCGGCCGCAGCAACGGCAGATCGGCGAGGAGCTGTTCATCACCGGCAAGACGGCGAGCGTCCACGTCTCCAACATCCTCGCCAAGCTGGGCGCGTCGAGCCGTGGTGAGGCGGTGGCGATCGCCTACCGGGAGGGTCTGATCGCCCCGGAGCCGTCGGCGTCCGGCGTGACCGGCCGCCGCCGGGCAGGCCGGGCGAAGCTGGTCGCGTATCCCCGATCCGGGCTAGCGGCTGCCGCAGTCGAGGCTCTCCGGATCGACGGCGTCGGCCATCGCCTGCATCCCTTGTCGTTGGGGTGCAGGTGGTCGCCGCCGTCGAAGGCGGGGAGGATCCGCTCGGGTCGTAGGGGCTGCGCAGGATGCGGTCGAAGTCGGTGACCGCGTCGAACTGGCCGCTGGTGCGGATGAAGGTGTTGACCTCCTGGCGCACGGCTTTCCCCGGCGGGGTCCCACTCCTGCCAGCCCTTGTAGGGGGCGATCGTCGCGGCGACGACGCACTTCCCGGCCGCGTGCGCCCTGTCGGCCAGCGTGCGGTACCCGGCGATGAGCTCGTCGGCCGTGGCGCCGGGCTCGGCCTTGATGTCGTTGACGCCCTGGAAGAGGAACACCGTGCGCAGACCCGGCAATGAGAGCACGTCCCGCGACAGTCGGTTCAGGGCGCTCTGTCCGGGGCCGTCGGTGAGGACCTTGTTACCTGCGATGCCCGCGTTGGCCACTCCCCTGACGGTGGTCTCGGGGGACGTGCGCAGCCGGCGGGCGAGGTGGTCGGGCCAGCGGCGGTCGAGGTCGGTCGTGGACTGCAGCCGTCGGTGATCGAGTCGCCGAGAGCGGCCACCGCGCCCGCAGCGGGCCGGGCCGCACGGTGACGGCGTCGAGGTAGAACCAGGACCCTGTCCGCTGCGCCCAGTTGGCGCCGCTCTCCTCCGCGGTGTGGTCGCCGTCGGTGGTGTACGACGTCTGCATCGCCATCCAGTGCCCGGTGAGCACTCCGCCGCCCGGGGACGTGGAGGCTGACGGCGAGCGCGCTCGCGGCGGGGACGTGGCCGGGCAGCGGGTCGCTGTAGACGATGCCGCCGGCGGGGACCGTGACGGAGCGGGCGCCGCCGAAGGTCAGGCGCCGGTTGCTGCCGGGGACGAGTGCGGCTCCGTCGCGCTGGAGACCCGCGTGGACGTTGTCGAACGTCACGGCTGGTCCCGAAGGCGTTGGACAGCCGCACCCTGAGGCCGGTGCCGCGACGCTGGTGCGCACGACCAGCCGGTAGCCGCGGCCGTCGACCGCCGTGCCGATGCGGTCGGCGGAGGAGGCCCAGGTGACCACGCCGTAGCCGGGCCCGGTCGGGGCGCCGGTCGGCGGGGCCGGCTTCTCCCCTGGGGTGTTCCGCCGGACGCGCAGCCCAGCGCGAGGCAGCAGGAGAGGGTGACCAGGGCGGTGCGGCCGCGGGGGCGTGCGGTGCGGGGCATCGTGGGCGCTCCTTCGGCCGGTGTGCAGGGGCGGGCGGTGTCAGGGGGCGAGATCCCGCAGCGTCGCGGAGCCACCGGGAGCGAGTCGGATGCTCCGTGCCGTCCCGGCGTACGACACGGTAGTGGTGCGGCCTCCCACGCTGTGCGGGGTGGCCTCGGTCGGTCTGTCGGTCGAAGACGTTGAAGGCGGTCGTGGGCCCGGGCTGACGTGGGAACCCTCGCGCGGCCACGGCCGTTGTCCGGGCATCCGCGTCCCCCACGGGAGGCCGGTACGACGACAGCAGGGGGGGCGTGATGAGCGAGTTGGTCCCCGGGGGCAATCTGCCGCTTCCGGGCGGGGCGGTGACCGTCCGGGTGCCCGGCCCGTTCGACGTGTCCGCGCTCGTCACGGACGACGGCGGAAAGGTGCGGGACGACGGCGACTTCGTCTTCTACAACCAGCCGGCCGCACCGGGAGCGACGCTGCGGGGCGACGCGCTCACCGTGGACCCGGCGAGGCTGCGTACCGGCGCCACCTGGGTCACCGTCGCCGTCAGCCCCGCCGAGCCCGGAACCGCCCTCGGCCGTCTGCCCTCCCCCACGCTGCACGTCACCGACGCGGGAGGCCACCCGCTCGCCCGGTTCACCCCGCGCGCCCCCGCCAGGAGACGGTCCTGCTGCTCGCGGAGCTCTACCGGCGCGGTGACCGCTGGAAGCTGCGCGCCCTGGGCCAGGGGTACGCCGACGGATTGGCGGGACTCGCCAGGACTTCGGCGTCGACGTCGTGGACGACCCGCCCGGGTCCGGGCCGGACTCGGCGGCGGCCGGTGCGCCGGGCGCGCGGCCGAGATCCCTCGCCGGCGGCGCGCAGCGAGCGGCCCATGCGCCGACGCCGGTCCCGGCCGCGCGGCGCCTGATCGGGAGCGCGGCCGGCGTCGGCGACTCCCCCGGGCCCTCCGCCCCGGTACCGTCCGCCCCCGACCCGGACGGCTTCACCGCCCTGGTCAACTCCGCTCGTACCGCCGCCGGTTCACCACCGGTCTCGCTCGATCCGCGGCTGGTGTCCGCGGCGCGGCCCACGCAGCCGCCATGGCCGCGTCCGGACGCCTCGGTGTCGAGAGCCGGGACGGCATCTCCGTCTACCAGCGGGTCCTCGGCGCCGGGTACGCGTACCTCACCGTCGGCGAGCACCTGGTGTCCGGCCCGCGTACCACCGCCGAGTTCGTCGCGTACTGTCTGCGCACGGACGGGGCCCGCCGCACCCTGCACGACCCGGCGTTCACCCACGCCGGAGTGGCCCACGTCCACGACGGTCCCACCGCCGACACCTATTGGACCGCGCTCTGGCCATGCCCCTGGCACCGGACGGGCTGGCGGGCGCGGCGGCGACCGTCACCGACCTCACCAACCGGGAGCGCGCCCGGGCCGGACTCCCGCCCCTGGCCGCCGATCCCCTGCTCACGGCCGCCGCCCAGGCGCACAGCGCGGACATGGTGGCCCGCGGCTTCTACTCGCACACCGCGCCCGACGGCAGCCGCCCCTGGGACAGGGCCGCCGCCGCGGGCTCCACCCGGCGTTCCATCGGCGAGAACATAGCCTGCGGCCAGCGCTCCCCCGCCGAAGTGGTGGAGGGCTGGATGAACAGCCCCGGCCACCGGGCCAACATCCTCAAGCCCGGCTTCACGCACCTCGGGGTCGGCTTCGCGGGCGGCGGCCGGGCGGGTGCGTACTGGACGCAGCTCTTCGGCGGCTGACACCGCGCCACCGCGCGCCCTGCCCGTCACACGCCCCGATCTTGGCGGAGGGGGACGCTCCGGGTGAGGATGCGCCTATGAAGGGTGACCTCTTTTCCAGCCAGCACATGGCACAGCCGGCCGTCGCACCGGGTATGACGGTCGAGAACGCCAAGTGCCTCCGCTACACGGTGAACGGCGAGATGCTCGCCCGACAGGGCGCGATGATCGCCTACCGCGGCAACCTC
The genomic region above belongs to Streptomyces coeruleorubidus and contains:
- a CDS encoding response regulator is translated as MARDLRRRYGASYRIVRAESGESALGALRELKLRGDLVAVILADYRMPQMNGIEFLEQALDVYPGARRVLLTAYADTNAAIDAINVVDLDHYLLKPWDPPEEKLYPVLDDLLRAWRAGDHRPVPSRRSSGTAGRRAPRTSGSSWPATRCRTAGTPPTSRRDGGCWPRPVRTGCGCRW
- a CDS encoding NAD(P)/FAD-dependent oxidoreductase; the protein is MRTVLVERSATGGQAGRAHASRTTGLPRRVSGAQLTDRARRQAAKFGAEILTAREVTALEVNGAARIVRFSDGSAIAAHSVILATGVSYRQLEAPGCEDLTGCGVFYGSALTEAPSCQGQDVYIVGGANSAGQAAMYLSRGAKSVTLLVRGASLAASMSHYLIQQIEESPNIQVRTRTVVEAAHGDGRLEQLTLRDVDGGQTEQVDAQWVFVFIGAAPLTGWLDGTVLRDERGFILAGPDLTSDGRPPEGWELDRPPYHLETNVPGVFVAGDARSESAKRVASAVGEGAMAVMLVHRYLEQS